TCTGAAGGTCATTCAGGACTCCTTATCCGCTTTTCAGCCAAAAGATCTGTACCCGTATGCTCCGCCAGCTGGTAAACCGGAATTGCGCACCGCATGGCGCGAGAAAATGATCAAGGACAATCCGTCTCTTGCCGACAAAACATTCGGTAATCCGGTGGCAACCAATGCACTGACCCACGGCTTGAGCATTGTTGCTGATCTGTTCGCCGACGTGGGCGATGCCATCATTTATCCAGACAAAAACTGGGAAAATTACGAGTTGACCTTTGGCGTACGTCGTGGTTCAGAGATCGTCAATTATCCACTGTTTACCGAAGATATGAAATTTAACAGCGACGGACTACGCGAAGCACTGCTCTCGCAAAAAGACAAAGGCAAAGCGATTGTCATCCTGAATTTCCCGAACAATCCGACGGGTTATACGCCGGATGTGGAAGACGGTCATCGCATCGTAGCAGCGATTAACGAGGCGGCACTGGCAGGGATTAATGTAGTTGTTGTAACAGACGATGCGTACTTCGGATTGTTCTTTGAAGATTCGATGCATGAATCGCTGTTCGGCGCACTGACCGGTTTGCATCCGCGCGTGTTGCCGATCAAGATCGACGGCGCAACCAAAGAAGAGTACGTATGGGGCTTCCGCGTCGGATTCATCACATATGGCGCGCAAAGCAGTGTGGCGCTGAATGTATTGGAGCAAAAAACACTGGGTATTATCCGTTCCACAATTTCCAGTGGTGCGCACCCTTCACAAACGTTCGTGCTGCAAGCATTGCAATCGCCGGAGTTTGATGCGCAAAAAGAAGAAAAGTTCCGCATCATGAAAGGTCGCGCCAACAAGGTCAAAGATTTGCTCGATAGCGGCAAATACGGCGATGTGTGGGAATACTATCCGTTTAACTCTGGATACTTTATGTGTCTCAAGCTAAAAGATGTGTCCGCTGAGGATGTACGCCAGCGCCTGCTGAGTGAGTACGAGATCGGTACGATTGCATTGGGCGAGTATGATCTGCGCGTGGCATTTTCCTGTATCGAGGAGAGCTATCTGGAAGATCTGTATGATCTGATTTACCAAGCGGTTCTGGATGTAAAGCAGGGGTAAGACAATAACAAGCGATACACCCAAAAGAATAAGATACAACATTCATCAAGTCTGCGGGATATGCTGAGTAATCGGTATGAGCTCCGCAGGCTTTTTTTATGATAAAAACGTGCGAGCCTAACGTTTGCGGGGTTGATATTAGGTTGATGACTGGCGAATGGAAATGAGGTTCATCATGCAACATCCATCCCTTTCCATTGCAGGAAAAATCCATTTCCAAATCCGTTTTGTTATAGTATTATGAATCCATATACCTACATACCTATTTCCTATAATAATAGATAAAAAATAGCAATTATAGGCGGAAAGTTGTGGATTATATACACGTCAACTTATATCCATTCAATTGGGGGAACAAGCAGAATGACTAAAAAGAAAGTACAACCGTGGGCTGTGCTGTTATTAAGCACATTTCTTGTGCTGCCTATGACAGGCTTCACTGGTATGTCGACGGCTCACGCAGCAACAGATACACAGAATCACTGGGCAAAGCAAGTATTGAACGATTGGCAAACCAAAGGATATATTAGCGGTTTTGAAGATGGTAGTCTAAAGCCCGATCAAAGTGTCACCCGATCACAGCTTGCTGCTTTGATCAACAAAGCATACGGCTTCACACAGGCTACTTCCATTCACTATACCGATGTGCAATCATCCGATTGGTACTACAATGATGTAGCCATTGCCAAAGCAGAAGGTTATATGGAAGGATACAAAGATTCCACCTTCCACCCCAATCAACAAGTCAGTCGGCAGGAACTCGCAGTCATTCTAACCACGCTGAAGAAGCTAAAATCATCCAATTCAGCGAATACACTGACAGATACCGTCAACAGCCCCTCTTGGAGTAAAGGCTCCATCGGCGCCGTCATCGACAGCGGTCTCATGAAAGGCGACGAAAAAGGCTTCCGTCCCAAAGATACAACGACCCGCGCCGAAGCCGTTACCGTATTGGATCGTTCCATGCAGGCAGCGACTTCAGCCGCAACCGTATACAATACAGCAGGTGTCTATGGTCCAGCCAGCGGACAGCAATCTTTAGCTGGCAATGTACAGTTGAATGCCGCAGGCAGTACCTTGCGCAATACGATCATTGAAGGCGATCTGCTGCTCGGTGAAGGGATTGGCGAAGGCGATCTGTTGCTGGATCATGTTACGGTTAAAGGTACGACAACGATCAATGGCGGTGGCAGTCACAGCATTCATTTGAAGGATTCTACATTTGCGAACGTGATCGTGAATAAGAAAAGTGGCAATGTACGCCTCGTCACTGCCGGATCAACGACCATTCAGCAGCTACTGCTGCAATCTGGAGCTACATTGGAAGAAGAAACATCGACAGCTTCTGGCTTCAGCAATGTGATTTTGTCTTCGTTTATCCCATCTGGCTCGACGGTAAGCATGAAAGGGCATTTTGATGCGGTCGATGTCGCTTCCTCTGGTGTGAGTATTCAACTGGAGAGCGGTAGCGTGGAGCAATTGGCAGTATCCGCTAATGCAGCCAACAATCGCATTAATCTGCCGACTGCTGCCTCGATCGGTACACTCAGTTTGAATGCACCAACGACCGTAAACGGGAATGGAACGATCAATCAGGCATATATCCGTTCTGCTGGTGTCGCTATCACACCAAGAGTTGGACAAACAACCCTAAGTAGTGGTATTACTGCAAAAGTACAAGGCGATACATTAGGTGCTCCACAAGCAACAACGAATATTAGAAAAGACGATGACAAGGACAAAACCAGTCCACCATCTGCACCGGAAGTAACAGAGCCGCAAACCTACAATTTGGATATGATCAACGGACAAGCGACTTTACCAGCAGAATTAGCTTATGCTGGATTGAATATGAGCGATATGAAAATAACCGTCACGCTGGATGGCAAACCATACTCGCCTTTGCTGTTGACCTCATTGCACTACGATAGCGCCAGTCATTCGCTACGTTTTGCACCGTTTACCGTGAAAGAAGTCAATTACGGCAAAATCGTACAAATGACGGTAGAACCATCCGGTCCATCCTCATTACTGAAAGCTTCGCTCAAAGGCAGCTTCCGCATCAATGGTGCGGTTGGACGGATTGCCGATCTGCAAGGTAACGGGGTAACGGACATGTTGATTTCTTTCCGCCGCGGCATGGATGTACGTACTGGTCCCATCGTAACGACGACCGAAAGCGGACGTGACGGCGAGTATCGATTGGATCTGCCTCCCGGCGTCTACACTGCCGAATTGCAAAAAGACGGCTACCTTATTACGTACGTTACCGTTTCTGTTCTGGCAGAACAATATACTGAAACGGATGCGGTTGCCATTCCGAACGCGGAGCAGGATCAGATTCGCATCGTACTGACTTGGGGCGAATTTCCGCAGGATGAGGATGCTCATCTGATCGGTCCAGCCGGAGATGGATACGGTTTCCATATCTCTCCGACAGATGATCACAACTATATCTATAACAATGAAGTGTATGCTCAACTGGAACAAGACCAGCAAGAATCATATGGACCGGAAACAATAACGATTCGCAAACGTACAGATGGAGAATATCTCTTCTATGTGACGAACTATAGTGCTATGAATTCATCCAGTGCAGCTACTCTGAGCCGTTCGTCTGCAAGAGTAGAGGTATATGTCGGAGATGCCAGCGCACCGATGAAAACCTATGATATTCCGAACACTGGCGGTGACGAAATGGTATGGCGCGTCTTTGATCTGGAAGTCAAAGACGGTAAACTGCAATTTTGGGATTATAATAGTCTGTTTGATATTGTCCCTTATTCGCCATACATGCCAGTTCAGGACAGAACGCAGCTGAATGATTGGAAACAACAAATGAATGATGAAGCAGATTTGCTGCCTGCAAGCCTGACTTTGCCATACGATACAACCCCACAGCAAGCGGTTGAATTGATTACAAATGGCAGCGACTCAAATGTCGAGCGCACCATAACTTCTATCAAGCCGGTTCAAACGTCTACCACAGCAAATTCAAGTACCGTGACCACAGATACGTATCTCGGTCTGTCCGATTACAAAAATAATGTACAGTTACTGCAATACAATGGCAGTACGGATGCGCAACAATACGATGTAACGGTACAATTTAACATCCAGAGTCTAGAAACGAGCCGAGTCGTGCGTATTACCGTTCCGACAGTAGACACATGGCTGAGTGAAGCCGCGGCTGAAGCACAAACGCTGATTAATCGTTATGCCCCTGAAGAAGATACAGCGCAATTACAAGCTGCTCTTACCCGTCAACAAGCATTGGCTAACGATGCAACCGTGCCTGATAAGATTGCAACGTTGAAGCAATTGAATACAGAATTGAGTAATTGGTAAAAAGCATAGCGGAGTATCGAGACAAGCAGAACAACAAAACAGAACCATAACAAAATAGAATCATGTATAAAAAAGCCAGCCCCTTTTATCAGGACTGGCTTTTTTATGCATGATTAGAAGGTGAGAGATGATCTTGCACATCCTATAGCATCGGATCACATCAATCTTTACGATCCATCACTACGAATCGTTTATCGTTTATAAACTGCTTATCTACGCCAAATATGCCTCTTTCACCTGATCATTTTTCAGCAGCTCGCTAGCCACATCCTGCAAGGTAATCTCGCCCGTCTGGATGACATATCCGCGGTGTGCAATCTGTAGCGCTTGATACGCATTCTGCTCCACCAACAAAATCGTCATGCCCGTTTGGTTTAGCTCCTGAATAATCTCAAAAATCTGATCCACAATGACCGGCGCCAGTCCCATTGACGGTTCATCCAGCAGTAGGATTTTCGGTCCCATCATCAGACCTCGGGCAATCGCCAGCATCTGCTGCTCACCGCCACTCATCGTACCGCCCACCTGATGGTACCGTTCCTTCAATCTAGGAAAATAGGCAAATGCCTTTTCGATGCGCTCTTTGATTACGCTTTTGCTTTTAACCGAGAACGCGCCCATTTCCAAATTTTCTTTGACCGTCAAACGTGGGAAAATACGTCGCCCTTCCGGCACATGGGCGATACCGCCCTGCGCAGTCAAATGCGGTGGTTGGGCGGTGATGTTTTTGCCGTTAAACCAGATTTCGCCTTTCATCTTCACCTGACCGCAGATCGATTTGAGCGTAGTCGATTTGCCTGCTCCGTTAGAGCCGATCAGGGTCACAATCTCGCCCTCGCTCACTTCAATATCGATACCGCGCAGCGCTTGAATGGCGCCGTAATATGCTTCGACCTGTTTTAGTTGCAGCAGACTCATTCCGCCACCACTCCTTCCTCCACCGCGCTTTTACCGAGATATGCCTCGATCACTTTCGGATTGGCACGAATATCCTCTGGTCCGCCCTCGGCGATCTTCACCCCATGATCCAGCACCAGAATATGATGAGACAGCTCCATTACAAGCTTCATATCGTGCTCGATCAGAATAATAGAAATGTTCAGTTCACTCTGGATGCGCCGAATGAGTCCAGTCAGGTCGGCAGTTTCGCGCGGGTTCATACCGGCAGCAGGCTCATCGAGCAGCAGCACCTTCGGCTTGGCTGCCAGCGCACGGGCGATCTCCAAGCGTCGCTGTGCACCATATGACAGACTGCTTGCTTCAGCATTGTACCATTCCGCCAGCCCAACATATTCCAGCAATCGATATGCCTCTTGCTGTGAATGATGCTCCTCGTGCCGAACACGTGGCAGATTGAGCAGCGTACCGACAACACCTGTTTTCAGATGAATATGCATACCGACCTGCACATTTTCCAGTACGGTCATGCTGCCAAACAGCCGAATATTTTGAAAGGTGCGGGCGATGCCTTTGCCAGTAATGCGATCTGGCTTCACATTGACAATCGATTCGCCATCCAGCTGAATACTACCGCCATCTGGCACATAAATACCGGTAATCATATTGAAAAAGGTCGTCTTGCCCGCACCGTTTGGTCCGATGACCGCGGAAATCTGACCGCGCGGAAATTCAAAATCCACGCCGCCCACCGCAGTCAGTCCACCGAATGTCTTGGTCAATCGGCTCACTTTCAGGATGCTCATCCTACCAACCTCCTTTTTGTATATTTGTACAGATTCAATCGTATGACAATAGCTATCGCTATGTTCATGTCTGCTCTGTCGATGGCTATTCCATGTGTAGATTTAATGATCGTGTCGATCCTCCGAGATTGGTATAGGCACGATCGTCGCAGGCGTGTAGCGCGCCACAATGGAGCTAGTCAGATGACTATATCCACTTTTCCAGAAGGAAGTACGCTGTTTGGACACATCCTGTTCTATCTGACTATCGTTAGCCGTATGGCGTGTTACTACGGTTGTACGTCCACTATTCCGCGCTAATGTATCCTCTTCATTTCGAGCTAACTTCGGTGCGAATGGCAGCAGCAGGGGTTTTAGGGTTTGGATGATGGTCACCGGTAACAACCTCCTTCGGAATTTTGCGATTTTTGGCAGCGATCAGACCGTTAGGACGGAAGATGGCAACCAGAATCAGGATCATGCCGAAAATAAACCGTTGCATTTTGGATGGAGATAACGCCGTTGGTACATTGATTACGCCTTGCATGGACAACTGATTGAGCCAGTTGGTCACTTCGGTCAGCACCTGCAAATTCAGGATTGTGACGAGGCTGGCACCGAGGATAACGCCCGGCACACTACCCATACCGCCAAGCACAACCATAACGAGAATCGTCGTCGATTCAATCAACGTAAAGCTGGTCGGATCGATAAAGGTTTGCTTCGCTGCGAACACAACGCCCATCATACCGGAAAAGGAAGCCCCAATCGCGAAGGCGATCAGCTTGGTGCGGATCAGCGGAATCCCCATCGATTGAGCGGCGATTTCATTTTCCCGTACCGCTTTCCATGAGCGTCCTAACCGTGAATGCTCCAATCGGCGTACTGCGAAGATGACGATAAGCAAAATAGCAATCACGATAAAGTAAAACTGATGTGGAAAGGTAAAGTCAAAGCCGAACAAATCCGGCGGTTGAATCGAGGACAAGCCCATCGCCCCGTTGGTGATGTTGACCGGCTTTTCCAGATTGTTAAAGATAATACGGATAATCTCCCCAAAGCCGAGCGTAACGATTGCCAGATAATCGCCCTTAACCCGAAGCACTGGCAAACCGAGTAGAATCCCGAAGATGCCTGCCATAAAGCCGCCGAGCAAAATGAAGATCCAGAACGTACCGCCTGATAGCGGGAACAGCTCACCAGAGATAAAATTGTTCGCCTGATCGGTAGCAAAGATACCGTACGTATATGCCCCAACTGCGAAGAAGGCGATAAAGCCCATATCCAGCAGACCGGCAAAGCCGACCACAATATTCAGTCCCAGTGCCATCGCGACATAGATGCCACATTGGGTTGCGACTTCCATATACGATTCATACGACGGTCCACCGGACGTCGCAAATGGAATGACCACAACCAGCAGCACTAGAGCGATGATCCATTTGATCCCATTGGTAAAGGAGGTGTAATACAGCAACAGCAGCGATGCCAACATTAACAGAAAGGCGGTGACTGAACGATCCATCAGATAGACCGCCCCCGCCGTCACGAGGGTAAAGGCGATCAGGATCAAGCCCTGTGCCAGCTTGCTGCCGCGCAGCGATGAGCGTACATTTGCCAGTTTTCCCATATGCTTCACCTACACTTTCTCTTTGACGGCTTTGCCAAACAAGCCTTCCGGTTTGAAGATCAGTACGACGATCAGAATCGCAAAGGCGAATACATCCTTGTATTCTGCGCCGAAGTTGCCGCCAGTCATGATGCCTAGGTTGGCGGAAGCAAACATCTCCAGCACCCCGATTACGACACCACCAAACATGGCACCACGGATATTGCCGATACCGCCTAATACCGCAGCGGTAAACGCTTTGAGACCGAGGATAAAGCCGATATACGGATCAATTGTGCCGTATTGCTGAGCGAACAGAACGCCTGTCGAACCGCCCAATGCCGAACCGATAAAGAAGGTTAGCAAAATGACTTTGTTCACGTTGATCGACATCAGTGAAGCCGTCTCACGATCCTGCGCTACCGCACGCATCGCGCCGCCCCATTTGGAACGATTGACGAAAATGTCCAGCCCAATCATCAATACAATCGCTACGATAAAAATAAAGATCGTATTCGTCTTCACTGTGGCATTGCCGAATGCAGCCGACAACGACGAGAAGCCGAGTGTAAAGCGTCCTTCAAACAGCTGCGGTACACTGACGATATAATTGCCCGTTTTCAGCTCGGCGATAAAACGCACCACATCCTGTAGCACAAACGATACACCGAATGCCGAGATGAGCGAGATCAGCTTGGGTGCTTTGCGCAGTGGACGATACGCCACCCGTTCAATGCCCACACCGAGCGCGCCCGTTACCATCATCGCAATAAACAGAATCAGTACATACGATAACCACGGCGGCATACCACTCGACAAGCCCATCGCCTGAAATCCGAACAGAACAGCGGTACCGACAAACGCTCCGGTCATAAAAATCTCTCCGTGCGCAAAGTTGATCAATTCCAGAATGCCATACACCATCGTGTATCCGAGTGCTACGACCGCATAAATCGCGCCCAATGCCAGACCGTCGATGAGCACCTGGGGCAATGTTTGTAAGATAGTTGCGAACATGAACGTACCCCTTTCGTAAGGAATAAAACAAGAGCCAAAAGGTATGCCGTCAACCTGCACATACCTTTTGGCCGCATGCTAACTTCCGTATTATTGGCTCACCTCGGAAACCAGTTCACCCGGATACGAGTCGCCTTTGAATTCGTAAATGTAGACTTTGGCAAAGGAGTTATCACCCTTGTCATCAAAAGAAACCTCGGTTGCAATCCCTTTGAAATCCTTAGTTGCACGTACTGCATCACGAACCGCTTCGCGTGTTGGCATCTCGCCTTTGCTGCTTTCGACCGTTTTCTTGATCGCATCCAGCATGATTGTCATGGAATCGTACGCATAAGCGGAGTAGCCTTCCGGCGCTTTACCAAATGCTTTTTGGTAGCGTCCTGCC
The window above is part of the Paenibacillus sp. JQZ6Y-1 genome. Proteins encoded here:
- a CDS encoding branched-chain amino acid ABC transporter permease, whose product is MFATILQTLPQVLIDGLALGAIYAVVALGYTMVYGILELINFAHGEIFMTGAFVGTAVLFGFQAMGLSSGMPPWLSYVLILFIAMMVTGALGVGIERVAYRPLRKAPKLISLISAFGVSFVLQDVVRFIAELKTGNYIVSVPQLFEGRFTLGFSSLSAAFGNATVKTNTIFIFIVAIVLMIGLDIFVNRSKWGGAMRAVAQDRETASLMSINVNKVILLTFFIGSALGGSTGVLFAQQYGTIDPYIGFILGLKAFTAAVLGGIGNIRGAMFGGVVIGVLEMFASANLGIMTGGNFGAEYKDVFAFAILIVVLIFKPEGLFGKAVKEKV
- a CDS encoding ABC transporter ATP-binding protein → MSILKVSRLTKTFGGLTAVGGVDFEFPRGQISAVIGPNGAGKTTFFNMITGIYVPDGGSIQLDGESIVNVKPDRITGKGIARTFQNIRLFGSMTVLENVQVGMHIHLKTGVVGTLLNLPRVRHEEHHSQQEAYRLLEYVGLAEWYNAEASSLSYGAQRRLEIARALAAKPKVLLLDEPAAGMNPRETADLTGLIRRIQSELNISIILIEHDMKLVMELSHHILVLDHGVKIAEGGPEDIRANPKVIEAYLGKSAVEEGVVAE
- a CDS encoding branched-chain amino acid ABC transporter permease; amino-acid sequence: MGKLANVRSSLRGSKLAQGLILIAFTLVTAGAVYLMDRSVTAFLLMLASLLLLYYTSFTNGIKWIIALVLLVVVIPFATSGGPSYESYMEVATQCGIYVAMALGLNIVVGFAGLLDMGFIAFFAVGAYTYGIFATDQANNFISGELFPLSGGTFWIFILLGGFMAGIFGILLGLPVLRVKGDYLAIVTLGFGEIIRIIFNNLEKPVNITNGAMGLSSIQPPDLFGFDFTFPHQFYFIVIAILLIVIFAVRRLEHSRLGRSWKAVRENEIAAQSMGIPLIRTKLIAFAIGASFSGMMGVVFAAKQTFIDPTSFTLIESTTILVMVVLGGMGSVPGVILGASLVTILNLQVLTEVTNWLNQLSMQGVINVPTALSPSKMQRFIFGMILILVAIFRPNGLIAAKNRKIPKEVVTGDHHPNPKTPAAAIRTEVSSK
- a CDS encoding ABC transporter ATP-binding protein; the encoded protein is MSLLQLKQVEAYYGAIQALRGIDIEVSEGEIVTLIGSNGAGKSTTLKSICGQVKMKGEIWFNGKNITAQPPHLTAQGGIAHVPEGRRIFPRLTVKENLEMGAFSVKSKSVIKERIEKAFAYFPRLKERYHQVGGTMSGGEQQMLAIARGLMMGPKILLLDEPSMGLAPVIVDQIFEIIQELNQTGMTILLVEQNAYQALQIAHRGYVIQTGEITLQDVASELLKNDQVKEAYLA
- a CDS encoding aminotransferase class I/II-fold pyridoxal phosphate-dependent enzyme — protein: MNPLAGQLNDNLKEDSPYIYDMLSALGKELYFPKEGILSQSAEASSKAKKYNATIGIATENGKPMHLKVIQDSLSAFQPKDLYPYAPPAGKPELRTAWREKMIKDNPSLADKTFGNPVATNALTHGLSIVADLFADVGDAIIYPDKNWENYELTFGVRRGSEIVNYPLFTEDMKFNSDGLREALLSQKDKGKAIVILNFPNNPTGYTPDVEDGHRIVAAINEAALAGINVVVVTDDAYFGLFFEDSMHESLFGALTGLHPRVLPIKIDGATKEEYVWGFRVGFITYGAQSSVALNVLEQKTLGIIRSTISSGAHPSQTFVLQALQSPEFDAQKEEKFRIMKGRANKVKDLLDSGKYGDVWEYYPFNSGYFMCLKLKDVSAEDVRQRLLSEYEIGTIALGEYDLRVAFSCIEESYLEDLYDLIYQAVLDVKQG
- a CDS encoding S-layer homology domain-containing protein, giving the protein MTKKKVQPWAVLLLSTFLVLPMTGFTGMSTAHAATDTQNHWAKQVLNDWQTKGYISGFEDGSLKPDQSVTRSQLAALINKAYGFTQATSIHYTDVQSSDWYYNDVAIAKAEGYMEGYKDSTFHPNQQVSRQELAVILTTLKKLKSSNSANTLTDTVNSPSWSKGSIGAVIDSGLMKGDEKGFRPKDTTTRAEAVTVLDRSMQAATSAATVYNTAGVYGPASGQQSLAGNVQLNAAGSTLRNTIIEGDLLLGEGIGEGDLLLDHVTVKGTTTINGGGSHSIHLKDSTFANVIVNKKSGNVRLVTAGSTTIQQLLLQSGATLEEETSTASGFSNVILSSFIPSGSTVSMKGHFDAVDVASSGVSIQLESGSVEQLAVSANAANNRINLPTAASIGTLSLNAPTTVNGNGTINQAYIRSAGVAITPRVGQTTLSSGITAKVQGDTLGAPQATTNIRKDDDKDKTSPPSAPEVTEPQTYNLDMINGQATLPAELAYAGLNMSDMKITVTLDGKPYSPLLLTSLHYDSASHSLRFAPFTVKEVNYGKIVQMTVEPSGPSSLLKASLKGSFRINGAVGRIADLQGNGVTDMLISFRRGMDVRTGPIVTTTESGRDGEYRLDLPPGVYTAELQKDGYLITYVTVSVLAEQYTETDAVAIPNAEQDQIRIVLTWGEFPQDEDAHLIGPAGDGYGFHISPTDDHNYIYNNEVYAQLEQDQQESYGPETITIRKRTDGEYLFYVTNYSAMNSSSAATLSRSSARVEVYVGDASAPMKTYDIPNTGGDEMVWRVFDLEVKDGKLQFWDYNSLFDIVPYSPYMPVQDRTQLNDWKQQMNDEADLLPASLTLPYDTTPQQAVELITNGSDSNVERTITSIKPVQTSTTANSSTVTTDTYLGLSDYKNNVQLLQYNGSTDAQQYDVTVQFNIQSLETSRVVRITVPTVDTWLSEAAAEAQTLINRYAPEEDTAQLQAALTRQQALANDATVPDKIATLKQLNTELSNW